ATACTACCAAATATTATCCTTTATAAAAGAACGCAACTcgagattgtaaaaaaaaaaaagaacttttttttaatcggaATGTTTATtctcaaaaaacatttattaatcCTAGCATTACGATAATTCTATGTAATTCTCTCTTTTCAAGATAGTTCAAATGTTCATCAACATCCTCCTATGTAGTGCCAAtatgaattagagaatttacatgatTCTGGTACAGGTAGACATGGCCAAAGCCTCCCATCCCGAGCCTTTCCTTCATCTCCCATGCTCCGCACAGCTGGTTCTGTTTGATGGATGCCCACTCCATGGTCACTTTGGAGGAAACCTACTGAAGAAGGAGAATATGTTAAATCCTTCACATGGTCTCATCTCATGAACCGCGTTATCCTcagtagggtcgcggggggtgccggagcctatcccccAACGTGACTTAGGGCCAGAGGCCATTGATGATGACAGAGACCCAGTatgtttggactgggagggctgaCAGCGTCCAAATAGATTGAGTGACTTTATGAAAGAACATTTCAGCCGTAAGAAAAATAAGGTTGAGGacgtgtttacttttttttgtcagtgaattattatcattaaaagTTACATATATCACACACAACTAAAACACATCTATTTATATGTGGGATATAATCATTTATTGAGAGATCTGCAGGTAAATCGGTGAAATTCTTACCTACATGGGACGTCAGTTTTTCTAGGCTCATGGAATATTTGCGTCAAAACATTTTAGTCGTTGACCAGATTTTTAGCCTTCCAAGTTGGCTAACTATTGTAATCTTGGTCCTTAAATCAAACTGTCAGCATCTGAAGTCTGTCACGCGTGTCGATTTAGATGTTTGTGGTCTTTTCATGGGTGAAAACATCCAAAAAGGAGTTTCTAACAAAGTGAAAGTATCATGGAAACGCCAAAGTGGATTCGCGCATGCGTGACATCATGCGATAAACACGTCAAACTATTGAAGATCGCTGTTAAAAGCCACGATACTAACTTTTGTTCAGTGATTTAACGTTGCTTATAAAATGAATTGCAGCCAATTTTTAAATTAACTAAAAGAAATGTATGGAAAAAAGTTGTACATGTTAACCGACCCTCCCCCTTGAAGTGTCATCATGGAGTTCATGTCAACATCTCAGAATTTCCCATTTCATCTGCAGATGGCGTCGTATACTCTGCTTTAAATGTGCATTTACTTGTgctatttattattgttgtttattctcatcatttttgaaaggaaatggGGTTGAAAATTAAATTGCAAGGTcttcaactcattggctgtaaTTGACAGGGCTAGGCatgcaatccatttgaaatgaattcaattgaaataaatgcttttattgtcataatacaagtacataatgagatttaaagcttgaccacgaagtacacaaataaccacaacaaataaataatgaccAAATAATAAGTATGAATAATagacaaataatcaatacatgaataatgaataactagtcaacataatatgtagtcaaaaatataaataagtggggaaatgcacaaataacaacaacaaacaaacaaactaacgattcattcaatttctgaactgctttattctcattaatgACAAACCGGGTCAACAATTACACTCAtgcctaagggcaatttagtgtgtccaatcaggcttTCATTCCTATCTTTTTTATGGTGGGAGGATACAGGAGTACCCAagagaaacccacacaggcatgggAAGAATATACAAACTCCAGAGAGGTGGAcaaatctggatttgaacctaggatcccagagctgtaagactgacacactaaccactcaactgcCCAGCCACCATTGTAATCCAAAGCAAAATTTAATTTGAAGTGCATGGAGTCGAAAAACCAGCTGATGAGGATGTTGAAAATGACAACAAGAGTTGATGGTTGTTTGATATACTTGAATCTTCCTGTTAAATTGTTTTGTGCTTCCTGCCTTTGCTGTGATTTAGGTGGTAGGCATGTAGTCATCCTTGATACCATTGTTTGGCTATTGTTATTAGAAAAGCGGAAATGTGACTAATAGTGACAGCATAAATGAGGTCGTATTTTGGAAGGGGATTTCAAAGAAGCAATACCTTCATAGTATTTGTTGCACCATTATCAACATTACAttctaaacctttttttttgcatgcaagaCTATTCTTTTGTATTATTCCATTATGTATGCCTTGtgttatattgtatttttttaggaaaccATGTAAGAACTTTGTCTGTCCTTTAAATGTATGATTTCAGCATaggcaaatgtgttttttttttatctactaATGCTAAATTATTTGATCAAAACCTTTTTGACTGCATAGTGTGACATATTGTACCACTTGTACAATTCAATCAAATGCAATTATTCTTGGTGCCTGCTATGAAGTGAATTTCACTATTAAAGTTTTTTGGGGATGACAATATAGTAATAATATTTGTATgaactgtatttttaaatttaaaaaataattgattgaaCAAACATGACTTGATTTGAACTCTTGTTGCAAAAATCCTAAAGTTATGCATTCAGCTTTTTGCGTTGGAATCCAGCGTCATTTAACTTGGTCtttaaatgtataatatttatgtgtctttaatgtaaaatgacatttcattCACACTGGATGTGCTCATCTTTACAAAAGCGCAGTTGCCTGTCGTATTACCAATTTTGGACATAATTCTTCGATATGAAACTAGTGATGTCACTTGTCATGAGCAACACTTCTTTAAAGCGAATATGATGGTCAGCTGTTTGTATGAGTGATGTTTGGCTGCCTTCCCATAAACTCCTCCTCCCAACTGCTACATTTTCAAATAGGAGGTGACACAAAGAAAAGCAGCATTGAAGAATGCAACAAGAAAAAAGACGAGCAAAAACTTCTGCtaataaaataatgcatttgGGGAACACTTTATAACAAGAGAAAGGTATGCATCTTATTTCAGCTCTCATAAACtagtgtattgatttttttttttatttactggaCAATGTTTAAACTTATTCTTTTGTGCTTTCTTGATAATCAAATGTGTGCATGTCCTTTTATATAGTACCTGCAGATAAATTCCCTATAAGGGCATCattctgtgtttaaatgttttattcctcttttttctAGGtcattttcagacaaaaatatctcaaaaGCAGAAGTAAAGATGAACTTCTTTGTCATTCTTTGTTTTGTCACACTTGTCAATATCAAACTTGTGAGTACATTTCAAATATAAGATTGAATTTTCTTCTTGGCAAGATATTTTAACTACATTTGTAAACCATGCTTTGTTTTCAGGCTTTTTCAAGGAGGTCCCATAAAAAGAAGTGGCCAACAGCACATACACACTTGCATCCTACACTCATGCATCAAGGTGACCTCACTGGTGCatgtattttagttttatttcataatatgtGGAGAAATTGATAACGGTTGACTTTTTTTCAAAGATGATACTTCAGAGGAATGCCTGTCAGGCAATGGGGCCAGTTACAGAGGATTTGTTTCCAAAACAACTGATGGGAACCGGTGTCTTTATTGGAACAAGTTTACAAACCCTTGGGGGTCCAAGTCTGGAATCGGGAATCATAAATACTGCAGGTAGAAAAGAATTGTAATAACTATTATTTCAAACAGATAAAAAATCATGTCTTAATATATTTTCTCGGTTGCAAATAACTTTTTCTGTCTTTGAGTTGGTGCAAAAATAGGATTCCCCCTCATTGCAAGTTCAAGTTAATGATAACTAAACCAAACTATTAACTTTGtgatataaaatatgttttttttacttacgaTGCAAATCGctataaaaagtcatttaaaccacttcatcaACATTAATGATTGAGTAAACTACTCTAACTTCAGAGATATATATTGCTTATCCTTCTATTTCATTTctgtgtagtatatatatatatatatatatatttttgtatttatactgCCTCTTAGTGGCCAAGATGTAACAGCACGAAGCTCATATCATTGGCCATGTTTCACAGTTTGATACCATAAATCATAATTACTTAATACTTTACATATGAAAACTGTACCATTTATAAGACAAACATCAGAATACAgtgttattatattatttatttcattgtcCTGTAACAGATGATTAGCATTTCCTTTCCTTTCAGTTGTATTTTCTAATCCTTGAAATCCATATTTTAGATTACAAATGCTTAACTGTGATTTTAATGCTAGAAATCCTGACAAAAGCTGGAGGCCATGGTGTCGCGTCAGAAGAGGGAGGAGAGTCGTGAGAGAATTCTGTGATGTTCCTAAATGTAACAGACTTAAATagttaaactttttttccataaagtTGATAAACTTTTAAATGATATCTTGTTTTCCTTCAGGTTCTACAAGTGTGACTCCTCCTGTTGTTGTGGATACAGGTGATAAAGTTGTCCCATTACTTCGTCTCAACAACATCTCCTGTTGACATGTTCATGATTCCCATTTTTTATGTCATCGCAGAGCTAACATGTGGCGAGAAGTCCGAGAGAAGATTGCACAAAATTGTAGGGGGGTCATTCATAGCAGCAAGGTCACAGCCGTGGGTTGCCGCCATTTTTCAGCGAAGATCCAAGTTCCTTTGCGGCAGCTCGCTCATTGCTCCGTGCTGGTTGCTTACGGCTGCACATTGCTTCCCTGATGGGTGAGGCCAAACACCATGTTTTAATCTAATTCTCATCTGATAAAGGCTTAGGGCATCGTTGTAaaaatggcggcccgggggccaaatatggcctgcCACATCATATtgtgtaaatcatgagtgccgactttctgttttaggatcaaattaaaataaaaattatagatgtgtattatatttactgatatatttactaagaaaaaaaagctcaaaaaaacattgttttagatttatagaaATATGGAATAGTTAGGGATtctgatccagttcttttaatccatttattttaaaacatgtaaaaatctaaatattatatctaaaatggttcggcccacatcaaatcgagttgacaATAACTCTTCTTTGATACTATGTCTTTGATGCAGTGAAGCGACCAACCTCCAATATCTGTCAGTCTTCCTTGGGAAGAGCGCCATCAATGAAACAGATTCCATCAACGAGCAGAAGTTCACAGTGGAAAAGTTGATTCTTCACCAAGGATATGATGTATTAAACGACGATGACTACAACAATGACATAGGTGAGCACAAGCAGGGTTTTACTTACAATGATGTTGTACTCTTTGAAGACCATAAGTGgtctgctttttatttttagcgcTCTTGAAGATTAAAAGCAGCAATGGCGGTGGATGTGCTACGCGATCAGAATCTGTTCGGACCGTTTGTCTTCCTCCACCTCACACTCGACTTCCTGCGGGTTCTCAGTGCACCATCGCAGGATTTGGCTGGGAACAAAACGGTAAATTCACCGAATCTTCAGTCTTTATTCTATAGGTTGAAATGCCATTAAAAACTTGTCTTTCCAATTGTTTGCATTCGTAACAATCTTCTAACAGAAGTGTGTTCTGCAGGAGTGAAGCGATTATCTCAGTACTTGAAGGAGGCCCGTGTGAATCTCCTCTCTGAGTCTCGCTGTCAAAAAAATTCGGAGTACACAGCTTTGCTCACTGACAACATGCTCTGTGCCGCAGTACCCGACTGGAGTGCAGATGCCTGCGGGGTGAGTTAGCAAGCCCATACACCAGGGGTAGGGGACCCTATAGCTCGGGAAGCATATGtagctctttccatgggtgcaggTTTAGTTTTTCCTAATGGCTAGGGAGCCACAATCTTGAGGCAGGGGATGTAGCTCAGTGGTAGAGCGCACGCTTCGCATGTATGAGGCCCCGGGTTCAATCCCCGGCATCTCCAATGCTCTATTGTTATGTGTATGGGTGTTTTAAGAAGTTCTTGTATGACCTATTGGTGAATTGATAATGATTTCTGATGTTGTCTTCTCACAGGGCGACTCCGGTGGTCCACTGGTATGTGAGTCCTCAGGTCGGCTCTTTCAATTTGGTATTGTGAGCTGGGGCATCGGCTGCGCTAAGAAGAACAATCCTGGGGTTTATACGCAACTTACAAATTACAACAAATGGATTGCAGAGAACACACAACTACCACAATATACAACTGGAGTCATGTACCCTCTAAAATGAAGATGTTGTGGGGGGAATAGACTGAAATATTGATTTCCATTAGGAACATTTGACAGAAGTGACGTGAGTGTTCAAACATGCTGGTGTGTGCACTTTGCTGTTATTTTTACTGTCGACAATGTGGCAGCTGATGTGCATTTAAGTATTGCACAAGGACACAGAATTCCGTTGAggatttattgtcattttgttttttgtttgtttttgatgacTATTTCTACATTGTAGAATCTCACTGAAGCTAACAAAACCATTCTATTCTACCTTGGGCATTATAAatcatgggattttttttgcctactgtgtatatgtgtaatatttttttaaaatgtattactgttttttattatatattaggGAATTTTGTTACATATTTAACATAGATTAATACACAGATATGTGTGATTGTATGAAATCTAACTATTTTTACTATGCAAAAGACCTCTTGTTAATGAGGGGAATGAGGAATagataaaaaatgaatagattaaAAGAGCACTGAAACACTGTTTATTTCCAAAATACTATGTTGATATCAATTGAGCCAAATAAATGTATGAGCAATCTATTGAAAAGAATAAGGCTCCATGAATTCATACTTAACGGAAAGCAGAATTTTTCTTTATTGACGGGTCTTCATGTTACTTTTAAAATCTTCAAACATTGCCGAGTCGTTTCTAACACAGgacttatttattacatatacCAAGCAAAGATAGTTTATAAGTATACAAGTCTGTCCCCCTTACGCACACCTCAACTACTCACACAAATCTGTTTACTTTATTACTGTGCTTCAAACCATAAATGGCTTTGGGATGCACCAAGTCTCACTCCCCTGAAAGGACATTTCCAAGAGGAAGGTTGAGATAGATCAAGGTCAATGATTGGTTGTCTCGCAGCTGGAAGCTTTCAGGTTCGAGCCCCAGCTTCCCACTCACATTACTTTTGAAGCTGCATCACCAGAGGAGAATGAGAAAATTATTTTCCTTACATGGAAGTGTAGAGAGGATGtaagaaggaaagaaaaaatacatctatatattttcaatccaattatttcctttatttccctgcaattagctggccatccattcaggctgtcccctgcctggtgcccatagttggctgggataggctccagcacccccacgaccataatgaggataatgcggttcaaaaaatgaatgaacaaacaaacaaatgtaaatacattaattaatacataaataaatagaaaataaatcaagacaCTGCGATCCaatggccactgattcagggtgtcctctgcctctgtcccagagtcagctgggataggctccagcacccccgcgaccctattgAGAAtactaaagcggttcagaaaatgaatgaaagaaacaataactaaataaatatatatattttaaatcattgcGATGCTTTATTCCTCCTGTTGGTGCTCAATGCCCCCCACTACAATCGAGGTATCCCCATCTGTCATTAATTTAGCGGCCCTTTCCTTTTTGGGCTTCAGAGAGGGACGTCTGCCGACTGGCATAGATGACGTAACTTGCTATGAGCTGTCACTTGCACGATGCTGTGCGCGTGCGTGCAACGTGAACGCGCACGAGGACCGAGCCTTCTCTACTCCAGCAGCACGGGCAACACCGAGCAAACTGCGTCTTCGCCGTGATTGGGCGCTGGGCGGCGATTCCTTCTGGCACGATCGGGGTCGATCCCACGGAACGGTCGCGGGTCCACCTTCAGCCGTCAGAGCGAACGTGTGTTTTGCTCCTCCCGCAAGTGAGGAGAGGATAAAAAGAAAGGAAGAGGGGCTCGGAGCAAGGGAGCCACCGACCGACCACCTTTTTATGTGTGTTGGGGGGGCTGCAGTAAAAGTCGCTCATCATGCCGGTGTTTCACACCAAGACCATCGAGGGTATCCTGGAGCCGGTGGCCCAGCAGATTTCTCACCTGGTCATCATGCACGAAGAGGGCGAGGTGGACGGGAAAGCCATCCCGGACTTGTCCGTACCGGTGCAGGTGGTGCAGGCTGCAGTCAGCAACCTTGTGCGGGTGAGTCAATGTGAGTTTCTTgacttgagtttgatttatttaatagggGACAGCACATACTAATGAATATATTAATGTTCatgttatgtatgtatgtatgtatgtatgtatgtatgtatgtatgtatgttatgtatatatatatatatatatatatatatatatatatatatatatatatatatatatatatatatatatatatatatatatatatatatatatatatatatatatatatatatatatatatatatctatatctatatctatgtctatatatatatatatatatatatatatatatatatatatatatatatatatatatatatatatatatatatatatatatatatatatatatatatatatatatatatatatatatatatatatatacattgcgTTTATTGACGTAGATTTTGACGGttagaatgaaaataaatgaatgtgaaaCTGAGCAAAGGGCAGCATTGTACACATTCGATTACACAACTCGCTAATGTCTGGTTTAATGGTgctgatgtcaaaataaaagcatatgaTTCTGTAAatacagtatgaatgagctTCAAATCAGGCAGAACAACCCCAAGGACCAAATTGGACTCCCGAGAGGGCTCTTTTTGGCCGACAGGACGCATGTTTGACACCGTTATTCTAGACGGCAAGCACAAGAAAGTGAGATTGAGAAATCTGCTCTTATCTTATGCAATTAAGATTGGTAGGTTCATTCTAGATGATACGTAATGATTCCACAGCAAAGCAGATGAGTAAAGTAGTCTTGAGAGAACAGCTTGCTGGTTGCTGGGTAGAACAACTTAACTGGCCATGATGGTCACTCACTGGTTTTGCAAACTTTATTTTAGAAAGCAGGGTCAGTTGATGCAAAGATGTAAAAGAGCAGAGTTCCATTGCACACTGATTTGGTTACACTGTTAACCCCCACCAGGGTGGGCCACACATGTTAAAACTAGGTCACTGATTCCTCCAGACACAAACAAGATGATGTCAATCAGTCAAAGCGGCTTGTACGGGAGCGAGCTGACGATTCAACTCTACATCTCAAAGATGAGCTGGTGCATTCGTTTGGAATTCCGTCAACTCGTTGGAGTTGCGCTGATGATCTAGGCGCTCTTGGAAGTTTAAGATCTCCAAGGAGGTGATGTCGATCTCACACTCGAGTATGTCTAGGGGGAGGGGACGGAGGAATAAATAGATTTACTGTTGAGATGTGAGGCCGGGTGGGAAGTGAGTAGAGGTATCACCTACTTCTGTTTGCGATGCAATTCAAACGATGACCCGGGATTACCTTTCCTACTTTTCTGTATCCTATTctgctttttaaaattcatgtgTCAGAAAGCATCCATCATATACCTTATCTTGCTATTTTCACTTAGTTAAATCACACAGAAGTGATTCTAATGGATCTTTAGTAGCTCGGTAGACAGCACGCTGAAACTGCCAAGCTATGTTATTGATATGGgtttaaataccaaaaacatCAAGAGAAATTATACATGTagccggaggaaacccacataggcccgggaagaacatgcaaactctacacaggtggacttgacctgaatttgaaccccaGAGTCCCAAAAACTGCCATGGTCTTAACATTTATAGTTTCGTACTACATAGCCGTATACTTTATCTAAGGCATACCTTTATATTTTCATATGTTTCAGGTGGGGAAGGAAACGGTTCAAACCACAGAGGACCAGATGCTAAAAAGAGACATGCCTCCTGCATTCATCAAGTAAGTTTATTTACCATTGATGACAATGTGCGTAAAGGAATAAATCTACTTTATCTCTTAGATGAGTTTTCCGAGCAGTCTAATGTTAGGAAATATGGCAGCATGCCCACTTGCAACAAAGAGCAACTTCTGAACCAAGTGTTCTGTCAGAAGCAACCCACGGGTGAATCGTTTGCCATCAAGCATTCATTGTTGTCTATTGTTTTGTCCCACCAGCAGCTTCCAAATGTCTGATAGGACGGCATAAAGCGCCTACTCATCAATTCTCCCCACTGGAATAAGACTGCATTTACTTGAGTGtcctgttgtaaaaaaaataagatcaaTGACCTAAGTGCAGCAATTGAACAGTGTTGTTCACCGAGTTTTCATCCTCCTTCACTTTTCCAAGACAGATTCCAAAAGTTAACCTATTGCCCCCCCGCCCCCAAGCACACACATACGAGTATACACACAGGGCACCACGTCATAAATCTTCACCACCGGGCTCTGGACCGGGGGCTTGTGTAATGTGAACCCTCCTAAATATAGATAACCCAGCAGCCATTGATACCCTGACAAACAGGGTTTCTGAAAAATTAGGAGGTGTCTTGGCATCTTCCAACCACTCAATATCCTCAAAATATCAAACCTCAGATGTTTTTTGATCATCCCGCTCGAAAACAAAACATAAGCTGCAACATTTTTGACGTTTGCTTAATTGTACAATGTGTGCAGAGTGGAGAATTCGTCTTCAAAACTGGTCCAAGCGGCTCAGATGCTCAAGACTGACCCCTACTCGGTTCCCGCTCGGGATTACCTCATTGACGGCTCCAGAGGGATCTTGTCGGGCACGTCTGACCTGCTGCTTACGTTTGACGAGgctgaggtgtgtgtgtgtctttgtgcgAGTGACTTATGGGGAAAGGCAGGTTATTATAGCAGCAAAGTGGAGAAGGAACTGAGCTCACATCTTGACGTCATGCAGTAATAGGAGGTTTGGTTAGATTTAATCAGTTCGATACAATGACTTGCCTCTATCATAATGCtgaatgtgtgcgtgtgtttattGGATATTTGAGGCTTCTTACCCTGAGTGCTT
The nucleotide sequence above comes from Stigmatopora nigra isolate UIUO_SnigA chromosome 12, RoL_Snig_1.1, whole genome shotgun sequence. Encoded proteins:
- the plaua gene encoding plasminogen activator, urokinase a translates to MNFFVILCFVTLVNIKLAFSRRSHKKKWPTAHTHLHPTLMHQDDTSEECLSGNGASYRGFVSKTTDGNRCLYWNKFTNPWGSKSGIGNHKYCRNPDKSWRPWCRVRRGRRVVREFCDVPKCSTSVTPPVVVDTELTCGEKSERRLHKIVGGSFIAARSQPWVAAIFQRRSKFLCGSSLIAPCWLLTAAHCFPDGEATNLQYLSVFLGKSAINETDSINEQKFTVEKLILHQGYDVLNDDDYNNDIALLKIKSSNGGGCATRSESVRTVCLPPPHTRLPAGSQCTIAGFGWEQNGVKRLSQYLKEARVNLLSESRCQKNSEYTALLTDNMLCAAVPDWSADACGGDSGGPLVCESSGRLFQFGIVSWGIGCAKKNNPGVYTQLTNYNKWIAENTQLPQYTTGVMYPLK